One part of the Neodiprion virginianus isolate iyNeoVirg1 chromosome 3, iyNeoVirg1.1, whole genome shotgun sequence genome encodes these proteins:
- the LOC124301399 gene encoding geranylgeranyl transferase type-1 subunit beta yields MTVTLAKHQHAKYFQRFIHLLPNQLAVHDSIRLTMAFFALSGLDVLNSLDVLSEQKRSEAIEWIYRLQVRGAGPRSGFQGSTSVPKEASKYQTGHLAMTYLGLASLLTLGDDLSRIDKKSIIQGVRACQNDDGSFTATLTGSESDMRFIYCACCISAILDDWSGIDKRKAINYIKESISYDGGIGQGPGLESHGGSTFCAVASLLLMDNLTSALSEKQLNRLRYWCLMRQIGGFHGRPNKPEDTCYSFWVGATLQILGVRHLTDATENRAYVLTTQDSVLGGLSKFDTSAPDPLHTYLGLCGLSLLGEPGLQAVNAALNISQSAFDHLEEIHKIWAGD; encoded by the exons ATGACTGTAACACTGGCGAAGCACCAACATGCCAAATACTTCCAAAGATTTATTCATCTACTGCCCAATCAGTTGGCAGTGCACGATTCCATCAGGTTAACAATGGCGTTTTTCGCCCTCTCTGGTCTTGATGTTTTGAATTCATTGGATGTATTAAGCGAACAGAAACGGTCTGAGGCCATTGAATGGATATACCGCCTTCAAGTTCGTGGAGCTGGCCCAAGGTCTGGATTTCAGGGATCAACTTCTGTCCCCAAGGAAGCTAGCAAATACCAGACCGGACATCTTGCCATGACGTATCTTGGGCTTGCTTCCCTTTTAACTTTAGGGGATGATCTTAGTCGGATAGATAAAAAGTCTATCATCCAAGGTGTTCGCGCTTGCCAAAATGACGACGGTTCATTCACAGCCACATTAACCGGTAGTGAAAGCGATATGAGGTTTATCTATTGTGCTTGCTGCATTTCGGCGATTCTTGATGATTGGTCAGGCATTGACAAGCGCAAAGCTATTAACTATATCAAAGAAAGCATT TCCTACGATGGAGGAATTGGTCAGGGTCCTGGTCTGGAGTCCCATGGTGGAAGTACATTCTGTGCAGTAGCAAGCCTGCTCTTGATGGACAATCTGACAAGTGCCTTGAGTGAAAAACAGTTGAATAGGTTGAGATATTGGTGTCTCATGAGGCAAATCGGTGGTTTTCACGGAAGACCCAACAAACCTGAAGACACTTGTTATAGTTTTTGGGTGGGAGCTACACTACAAATTTTAGGCGTCAGACATCTTACTGATGCTACAGAGAATCGAGCTTATGTCCTCACAACACAAGATTCAGTTCTGGGCGGTTTATCAAAGTTTGATACTTCTGCACCAGATCCTTTACATACCTATCTag gACTTTGTGGTTTAAGTCTTCTCGGAGAGCCCGGCCTTCAAGCAGTGAATGCAGCATTAAACATCTCCCAGAGTGCTTTTGATCATTTAGAAGAGATACATAAAATTTGGGCAGGAGACTGA
- the LOC124301401 gene encoding DNA excision repair protein ERCC-1 isoform X1 — MDRSKQDSDDTSSPPKQPKVSSTLGAAFTNLKKSEFFKEDLPQNNVAGPSKPKGALKLNAILVSPKQKGNPLLKSITSVPWEFDDIVPDYVMGRGTCALFLSIRYHQLNPDYIHDRLKLLGKAYDLRVLLAQVDVAEPHHSLKHLTRICILADLTLMLAWNAEDAGKIIETYKIYENKPPDMIMERGNVSSHEKLINALTSVRSVNKTDAMTLLSTFGSVEKVVKASSEALGLCPGFGLQKAIRLHKTLHEPFLRDSRLHSKKAVKTTTSTDETNVI, encoded by the exons ATGGATCGAAGTAAACAAGATTCAGATGACACTTCGTCGCCTCCAAAACAACCCAAAGTTAGTTCTACGCTTGGCG CTGCTTTCACCAACTTGAAGAagtcagaatttttcaaagaagaCTTGCCACAGAATAATGTAGCTGGACCGTCGAAGCCTAAAGGAGCGCTGAAGTTGAATGCTATCCTTGTTAGTCCTAAACAG AAAGGAAATCCTTTGCTGAAGTCTATAACCAGTGTTCCCTGGGAGTTTGATGATATAGTTCCAGACTACGTGATGGGCAGAGGAACGTGTGCACTCTTCCTCTCGATACGCTATCACCAATTGAATCCAGATTACATCCACGACCGGCTCAAGTTATTAGGCAAAGCGTATGATCTCCGAGTTCTATTGGCCCAG GTCGATGTTGCTGAGCCTCACCATTCTTTGAAGCACTTGACGAGAATATGTATTCTAGCTGATTTGACCTTGATGCTAGCTTGGAATGCTGAAGATGCTGGCAAGATCATCGAAACATACAAGATCTATGAAAATAAACCTCCTGACATGATTATGGAACGAGGAAATGTATCTTCACATGAGAAA ctCATCAATGCATTGACATCAGTAAGATCTGTGAATAAAACGGACGCAATGACTCTTTTGTCAACGTTTGGGTCTGTGGAGAAAGTCGTCAAAGCCTCCAGTGAAGCATTGGGTCTCTGTCCTGGGTTCGGACTCCAAAAGGCGATTCGTCTTCATAAAACATTGCATGAACCATTTTTGAGAGATTCAAGATTGCATTCAAAAAAGGCAGTAAAAACTACGACATCAACAGATGAAACCAACGTCATTTAG
- the LOC124301401 gene encoding DNA excision repair protein ERCC-1 isoform X2, which yields MDRSKQDSDDTSSPPKQPKKGNPLLKSITSVPWEFDDIVPDYVMGRGTCALFLSIRYHQLNPDYIHDRLKLLGKAYDLRVLLAQVDVAEPHHSLKHLTRICILADLTLMLAWNAEDAGKIIETYKIYENKPPDMIMERGNVSSHEKLINALTSVRSVNKTDAMTLLSTFGSVEKVVKASSEALGLCPGFGLQKAIRLHKTLHEPFLRDSRLHSKKAVKTTTSTDETNVI from the exons ATGGATCGAAGTAAACAAGATTCAGATGACACTTCGTCGCCTCCAAAACAACCCAAA AAAGGAAATCCTTTGCTGAAGTCTATAACCAGTGTTCCCTGGGAGTTTGATGATATAGTTCCAGACTACGTGATGGGCAGAGGAACGTGTGCACTCTTCCTCTCGATACGCTATCACCAATTGAATCCAGATTACATCCACGACCGGCTCAAGTTATTAGGCAAAGCGTATGATCTCCGAGTTCTATTGGCCCAG GTCGATGTTGCTGAGCCTCACCATTCTTTGAAGCACTTGACGAGAATATGTATTCTAGCTGATTTGACCTTGATGCTAGCTTGGAATGCTGAAGATGCTGGCAAGATCATCGAAACATACAAGATCTATGAAAATAAACCTCCTGACATGATTATGGAACGAGGAAATGTATCTTCACATGAGAAA ctCATCAATGCATTGACATCAGTAAGATCTGTGAATAAAACGGACGCAATGACTCTTTTGTCAACGTTTGGGTCTGTGGAGAAAGTCGTCAAAGCCTCCAGTGAAGCATTGGGTCTCTGTCCTGGGTTCGGACTCCAAAAGGCGATTCGTCTTCATAAAACATTGCATGAACCATTTTTGAGAGATTCAAGATTGCATTCAAAAAAGGCAGTAAAAACTACGACATCAACAGATGAAACCAACGTCATTTAG
- the LOC124301401 gene encoding DNA excision repair protein ERCC-1 isoform X3: MTLRRLQNNPKLVLRLAKGNPLLKSITSVPWEFDDIVPDYVMGRGTCALFLSIRYHQLNPDYIHDRLKLLGKAYDLRVLLAQVDVAEPHHSLKHLTRICILADLTLMLAWNAEDAGKIIETYKIYENKPPDMIMERGNVSSHEKLINALTSVRSVNKTDAMTLLSTFGSVEKVVKASSEALGLCPGFGLQKAIRLHKTLHEPFLRDSRLHSKKAVKTTTSTDETNVI; the protein is encoded by the exons ATGACACTTCGTCGCCTCCAAAACAACCCAAAGTTAGTTCTACGCTTGGCG AAAGGAAATCCTTTGCTGAAGTCTATAACCAGTGTTCCCTGGGAGTTTGATGATATAGTTCCAGACTACGTGATGGGCAGAGGAACGTGTGCACTCTTCCTCTCGATACGCTATCACCAATTGAATCCAGATTACATCCACGACCGGCTCAAGTTATTAGGCAAAGCGTATGATCTCCGAGTTCTATTGGCCCAG GTCGATGTTGCTGAGCCTCACCATTCTTTGAAGCACTTGACGAGAATATGTATTCTAGCTGATTTGACCTTGATGCTAGCTTGGAATGCTGAAGATGCTGGCAAGATCATCGAAACATACAAGATCTATGAAAATAAACCTCCTGACATGATTATGGAACGAGGAAATGTATCTTCACATGAGAAA ctCATCAATGCATTGACATCAGTAAGATCTGTGAATAAAACGGACGCAATGACTCTTTTGTCAACGTTTGGGTCTGTGGAGAAAGTCGTCAAAGCCTCCAGTGAAGCATTGGGTCTCTGTCCTGGGTTCGGACTCCAAAAGGCGATTCGTCTTCATAAAACATTGCATGAACCATTTTTGAGAGATTCAAGATTGCATTCAAAAAAGGCAGTAAAAACTACGACATCAACAGATGAAACCAACGTCATTTAG